Proteins encoded by one window of Mercenaria mercenaria strain notata chromosome 4, MADL_Memer_1, whole genome shotgun sequence:
- the LOC128556595 gene encoding putative uncharacterized protein DDB_G0286901, producing the protein MSNVLKRFNGANLTKNVRKRFNDANLSNNVLKSFDDANLSSNILKSFDDANLSNNILKSFNAANLTKNVRKRFNAANLSNNVLKSFNDANLSNNILKRFNDANLSNNILKRLNDANLSNNVLKSFNDANLGNNILKSFDDANLSNNILKSFNDANLSNNVLKSFDDANLSKNVLKSFDDANLSNNILKRFNDANFSNNILKRFNDANLSNNILKRFNDANLSNNILKSFNNANLSNNILKSFDDANLSNNVLKSFNDANLSNNVLKRFNDANLTDNDDASLSSDVMILVKFNGDAIPSDASKVQIAVNCYQICLE; encoded by the exons ATGTCA AATGTCCTCAAACGTTTTAATGGTGCAAATCTCACTAAGAATGTCCGCAAACGTTTTAATGATGCAAATCTCAGTAATAATGTCCTCAAAAGCTTTGACGATGCAAATCTCAGTAGTAATATTCTCAAAAGCTTTGACGATGCAAATCTCAGTAATAATATTCTCAAAAGCTTTAATGCTGCAAATCTCACTAAGAATGTCCGCAAACGTTTTAATGCTGCAAATCTCAGTAATAATGTCCTCAAAAGCTTTAACGATGCAAATCTCAGTAATAATATTCTCAAGCGTTTTAATGATGCAAATCTCAGTAATAATATTCTCAAACGTTTAAATGATGCAAATCTCAGTAATAATGTCCTCAAAAGCTTTAACGATGCAAATCTCGGTAATAATATTCTCAAAAGCTTTGACGATGCAAATCTCAGTAATAATATTCTCAAAAGCTTTAACGATGCAAATCTCAGTAATAATGTCCTCAAAAGCTTTGACGATGCAAATCTCAGTAAAAATGTCCTCAAAAGCTTTGACGATGCAAATCTCAGTAATAATATTCTCAAACGTTTTAACGATGCAAATTTCAGTAATAATATTCTCAAACGTTTTAACGATGCAAATCTCAGTAATAATATTCTCAAACGTTTTAACGATGCAAATCTCAGTAATAATATtctcaaaagctttaataatgCAAATCTCAGTAATAATATTCTCAAAAGCTTTGACGATGCAAATCTCAGTAATAATGTCCTCAAAAGCTTTAACGATGCAAATCTCAGTAATAATGTCCTCAAACGTTTTAATGATGCAAATCTCACTGATAATGACGATGCAAGCCTCAGTAGCGATGTCATGATACTGGTCAAGTTCAACGGCGATGCCATCCCATCTGATGCTTCTAAGGTACAAATTGCAGTAAATTGTTATCAAATATGTTTAGAATGA